The following coding sequences lie in one Apium graveolens cultivar Ventura chromosome 3, ASM990537v1, whole genome shotgun sequence genomic window:
- the LOC141714264 gene encoding protein FAR1-RELATED SEQUENCE 5-like: MRDEHASTFEWILRSWLEGVGNKPSLTIITDQDQAMASAIAVVLPNTNNLLCSWHISQKFPEKLAHYYSAFLEFKTDFNYCIYKSLTEYIFEARWASFVKKYHLQEHKWLNVLYELKRKWIRAYTRNTFSTFQNSTSMSEEMNSFFDKYVSSATGLKEFNENSQKALGRQFMKENEEDYVTINLKRLMKMHTTLKYHASCIYTKEMFRRFQDELVESSKYFVEKDRRACKEGEIMGHLLAVFTKKRVSKIPPYFINSRWTMHANRVDGMLSYDLDVGQSHEMASTDRFNSMIMLTMSFCQSRIASKEQYDYAVGVMNREIPILERMCVDGIKSYENNSHAPNASAHEEPILDPIMSQTKGGKKDVRFKSPKESIDKKEKPPRKCTYCQMEGHDKRKCTSRIEDLKNAQELQYN, translated from the exons ATGCGGGATGAACATGCGTCGACTTTTGAGTGGATCCTTCGTAGTTGGCTTGAAGGTGTGGGGAATAAGCCTTCATTGACTATAATCACGGATCAAGATCAAGCCATGGCAAGCGCTATTGCGGTTGTACTCCCGAATACTAACAATTTATTGTGTTCTTGGCACATAAGTCAAAAATTCCCCGAGAAATTAGCGCATTATTATTCGGCTTTTCTGGAATTCAAGACGGACTTCAATTATTGTATTTATAAATCTCTCACCGAATATATTTTTGAGGCTAGATGGGCATCATTTGTGAAAAAGTATCACTTGCAAGAGCATAAATGGTTAAATGTGTTATATGAGTTGAAGCGCAAGTGGATTCGTGCATATACTAGAAACACATTTTCAACATTTCAAAATAGTACATCGATGAGCGAGGAGATGAATTCTTTCTTTGATAAGTATGTGAGTTCGGCAACGGGTTTGAAGGAATTCAATGAAAATTCCCAAAAAGCACTGGGAAGACAATTCATGAAGGAGAATGAAGAAGATTATGTCACGATTAATCTAAAACGTCTCATGAAAATGCATACCACATTGAAGTATCATGCTTCTTGTATTTACACTAAGGAAATGTTTAGAAGATTTCAAGATGAATTGGTTGAGTCTTCAAAATACTTTGTTGAAAAAGATCGACGAGCTTGTAAAGAAGGGGAGATAATGGG ACACTTATTGGCGGTATTCACTAAGAAACGGGTTTCGAAAATTCCCCCGTATTTCATAAACTCGAGGTGGACAATGCAtgccaatagagttgatggtATGTTGTCTTACGATTTGGATGTTGGACAAAGTCATGAGATGGCCTCAACCGATCGATTTAATAGCATGATAATGTTAACCATGAGTTTTTGTCAAAGTAGAATTGCATCCAAGGAACAGTATGATTATGCCGTTGGAGTGATGAATCGAGAAATACCAATTCTTGAAAGAATGTGCGTTGATGGAATTAaatcttatgaaaacaattctcaTGCTCCAAATGCAAGTGCTCATGAAGAACCAATTCTTGACCCTATTATGTCCCAAACTAAAGGAGGAAAAAAGGACGTTCGTTTCAAAAGTCCCAAAGAATCGATTGATAAAAAGGAGAAGCCGCCAAGAAAGTGCACCTATTGTCAAATGGAaggccatgataaaagaaagtgTACTAGTAGAATAGAAGATCTTAAAAATGCTCAAGAATTGCAATATAATTAG